From the Lactuca sativa cultivar Salinas chromosome 9, Lsat_Salinas_v11, whole genome shotgun sequence genome, the window gtggccaatgcTCTTATCCGCAAGGCAGTCGTGGCTCCGATCAGagacatatgtttgaggatgatcgtgattactccgttgttggagcggattcgtgaGGCACAGGTTGATGCTATGAAGGTAGAGCACCGAAAAAGAGAGCCTATTGTGGTTCAGGTGGCTTCCGTTGATTTTGATATTGTTGAATCTGCATCGGCGAGTGTGGGTTCCGTATTGGGGTGGTGTGCATcaaattctgatggaggaggctcacaagtcgaagttctccattcatcccggggcaacgaagatgtaaaGAGATATTCGTcctgactattggtggccctgcatgaagtgggatttggcttggtacgtggagcgatgcttgacttgctggaaagtcaaggccgagcatcggCGTCCTCACAATAAGATGCAGTCGTTAGagattcccatatggaaatgagaggatatcactatggattttatcacaaagcttcccacgAGTGCACCCATAGTGGACTCagtttgggtcatcgtggatcgaatGACCAAGAGCGCACATTTCATTCTTATTCAAGAGAGTATTTCCGTAGAGAAGTTGGCTGAGATTTATATCCGGGAGGTTGTGGCATGCCATGGGGTGTCGGTATTAGTTGTTTCTGACAGAGATTtctggtttacttccaggttttggaagagtttccatgacgagttgggaacTCCTATCCATTTCAGCATAACTTTTCATCCACAGACCGGTGgttagagtgagcggactatttagaccctcgaggatatgttgtgaGCATGTtttctggatttcggtgggagttaggatatgtatcttccgttagcagaattttcaTATAATAGTAGTTATCATGTGAGCATCGATcgacctcctttcgagatgctctatgggagagAGTGCATGACCCCGATTTGTTGGCTCGAGGTCGGTCAACAGGTTATGGGGAGtatcgaggtggtactcaagaccattaAGTTGATTCAGCAGGCTCCAGAAGGTGTcaacttggaaaggtgtcatctggaCCAAGAAGCAGGGCATGATGGGCCCAAGTATATTGGTCCCTTTAGGTTTTCGGCTAGGGTAGGCCGGGTTTCACATCGTTTAGATCTTCTAGacaaactcagtcagattcatagcatgtttcacgtctctcagttgcggaaatGTTTAGTGGATGATTCTGCAGTGGTACCTTTgaaggatattcaggtagatgatcgcttgaattatattgagagaccggtggcgattctgGATCAGAagatgaaaaccttgaggaacaaggttgtcgagttggtaaaggtacaatgatCCAACAAATCACCCACTTGAATTCAAATTTTCCATAAAGAAACTAATTCAAATTTCCGAAGACCGCCAGGGGTGCTGCCCTTGGGACCCTGCAAGGGAACCTCCTTGACCCCCGAATTTATGTCGTATCGACTTATAATTCGATCTTGTATATGCGTGCACTCCGCATTCACCAAACATATAACTAATATTCAATTCCCTCTcaaaacaacatcaaacttctttGGGATTAACAACCTCTTTCTTTGTTCACATTCTTATAAAGCCAACTACATCTTTCAAGGATTCAATCCTTTTCGGAGTTTCACTTTCCAACCACAGTCAAGTCAATTTCAGTTCATCAACATCAAGAATACAAGGCCGGtgtgatttaaaatttaatttaaacaaaTCTTTAatgtgttggtgattttagtgtcacctgACATTTTGTGTAATTGGGACTGACATGTGAGCTAAGGGAAGAACATTTAAATCTTTAAAATAAACTTATActaattttaaaccaaaaaaaatcaacaatATTAAAAAGAACATTTAATTAAAATCACATTACAATAACATAAATTGAAACCACActataatatataaattaaatcctaaaacaacaaacaaaatatcaaaaaaaaaagtcATACAATCGACAATGAAAACTAAAATAAATACTTAAATTCAGTAAatagaaaaatgattttttaaaatattctAAGTCGTCTTCTAACGAAAATCTTTCATGTTATGTTGTTTGCGATACTCATTTTGTGTTGCCTTTAAAACTTCTTCCTCGCAAACTTCGGGTGCATGGGTATTCATCTTGTGGCAGAAAATAACATTAAACCTCTTTCACTTTTCCCTGCAGATCattccatttaaaaaaaatgatgtaTTAAACGATCTGAACCACTATGTTGTTGCTTAAAATGATCCATAACCGATTGTCAGAAATATGATGATCTATGTTAACTCACGTTCCTATTCTCGAAAGTGTCGATGTATGCAATGTATGCTCGAGCCAACACCACTTCTTCGATCTCAAACCATTCTACAGATATCATTGATCTGGGAATGATATTTCATTATCCAATTTTAAATTTGAATGTAGAGAGATTAGAGTAAATGgaatgaaattgaaaaaaaaaaaagttgagaaagTAAAGGAGAATAGAATGGAATTAAAAGGAAACATGTGGTTTTAAATTAGTATGTAAAGATATTTATAAGAGAAAattctaatttaaaaaaatacaaaaagggTGGAGCAGTTAAGAGGATTCACAGGTTCCTCAGCCTATGTTGCATGACAAAAACCTATGCTGCATGCCAAAACTCCAACTCGTTATGCAATGAAACAATGTCCCTGGCGGTGCCACCGATACCTCATACCTTTTTTACTTGTGAAACTGATAACTAATACCCTTTTTAATAGATGACAAGAGATTTTATGCATGTAGAATactaaaaaataacataaaagaccttttaaaccaaaaacaACAAATTTATTGGACTATAATGACATTAACCTATAATTTTAGGGAGGTGATTCTTCCACATTGAATTTTAGTCCATCTACTTGAAAATCATATGTATTACCAATTATGCCCCTCATTTAATATTGAAGAGAGAGAAATGTATCAGTTTTTTGTTCTACACCTACGTCCACATACTAAAATTAGAACTaactttttttcttctttcttctatGCTTTACAAACTACACTAGTACTCTCATTTTAAGagttaaatgttttgtgtgaacCGAAAGCTCTACCTTCATTTTTATACTTAAATAAGGCTTGAAACTGATAACTTTGTGTCTCTACATGCTCAAAAAGATTGTGTCTTCCAGTTTTATAAGTTGAAAGGCATGGCCTGTCCTTTTATTATATTAATAAGAACTGATAGAATTTTGATCAAGAGGTTAACAGTAACCAAATGAGATCGAAACTTAATGGTGTTCTTAGATTGAAACCTGCATTGATTTGGTTAATAACAAAAGAGGAAAAAACACACGTCAAATATGAACCTTTCCCTGGTCACCACATGAAAAAGAACCCAAGGAAAGAAATGTCGGAGATTGCAGTCCATTATCCCATACGATGTCAaaccttttaaaataaaatgcACACTAAATACACATATGATTGCAAACAGGCATATACCCAAAAGATATCACAGCTCATTAAAATTGACCCAAGCCCAACCCCTAAGAATGTTTTTCCTACTTCTCACCACAACCATGGATAACAGCTTAAAAGGCTCAAACATCTTTCCTTATTCCTATCTGATTAATTACATCAACCTATTGGGGTTCTTCTGACTATTTGAAACTGAAAATCTGCAAGGAATTAGATAATAACAATACAAGAAAAACACACACCAAAGCATGCCCTTCCCCAATAGCCCCATGAAAAGAGAGAAAATCACAAAAAAGACGTGCCTGATATTGCAGACCACAAAACCTATCATATAACTAgtctaaattttattttatacaaTGTAAGGTGACTTGTACAATTTTTCTTCAAGACAAAGTGTATGACTACGAAGCTCTTGCCGCATACCAATCAAAGAATAAGAGATTAAGAGAACTAGATTGATCAAAAACTTTACAATTCATATGCATGTATAGAGAATCTGAGAATCATACGAACACACAGAAAGTCAATATGTTTAATCGTTAGAAAACTTTGACAAATCATTCGCATAGCAATGACATGCTTGAGAATTGATAATAACAATGACGGTGATTCAGAATCAGAAATTGAAAATATACAGATGGTTTTAACAGAATCATATAATGACAATCGCTTACCATTTAAGAGTGGGTTGATGAAGAAGCCGCCCCGATGAGAAAGCAAGAATAAGAAAGGAGCGTCATGATCGTTTAGAAACATATCCTTAGAATCTTTTTCTCTATTTAATATCTAAAAAACTTAATAGAAGGGCATAATTGGCAATACAAATAAATTCCAGTGGGCAGTGGATTGATAAAAATATACGGTGGAAAAATCAATTCCCataattttataacaaaaataggTATTTCTAATACTGATGTGAATGAAAATACCGCTAAACAAAAATACTAACTTTTTCAGTGTCAAAGGCCTTAGGTTTTTATTTTGTCAAGAGCCTCTTATGGATTTGGACCAAAAATAAATGTTGTAAGAAGCAAGCACGGAAGTGGCGGAAGAGCAGCGGGCCGGGGAAAACGGTGGGTGACGCTCGGTGGAGACTTTACTATTCATGATTTGTAAATTACAAGTGCAAGTGGACTGATCGGTATGGACGTGAGCCTGTTTCAATAAAATCCGTTAAAAAAGATACGAGGTACAAAGTGGACAAAATCCAAATCTTGAAGGACTAAACATAATTACCTGGATTCTTTTACCAACAAGGATCCGCCGATCGGAACCAGTTGGAAGCGATTCAAGAACGCAGCCTTCGTCTTCCGCTTCAGTTCACTTTGAAAATTCAGTTCGATCTGCCGCTACTTTACATATCATAGGTGGATTGATTTCACATTCTTGTTTTTCTTCTCCCGAATTTCTGAATCTACAAAGTAGAATTACTTTGTGGCGAGACAAGCTGTAGCCATTTGTGCATACTAATTGTTCGACGAAATGCCTCACTAGACTTTTTTCAAATTACAGGAATTAATTTCCAAGTACTCCTATTTTATGATCAATAATCGAAGATGAGTGGACTATACGATGGATGGAATGAAATTCTAAAGATTCAGAAGTTCCGGAGAACGGTGGGATACactattttcttttctttctcgGCGCTCATTAGCTATGCCTACAACTCCAACACGTACGTATACTGTTACTGTTATTGATTTCATATGCAACCCAAATATCTGAATATGAAAATGAGACAAATTCATCGTTCCTTAATCATAtgaaattgttgggttttataaTTTGTCTTTCCCTTTTTATTTCAGGACAAGAGCTGGATTCTCAAGAGGTGATCAGTTTTATGCATCTTATCCTGCAGGGAGTGAGCTTTTGACTGATACTACTAAGGTAAGTTGTATATTATTATACATTAAAATGATTTAATTGTTTGTTTAGTGGATTTATGCATTTGTTTGTGGTTAGTTATATAAATCTGCACTTGGGAATTGCTTCGAAGAGGAAGAATGGGGCCCGATTGAATGGTCTGTAATGGCCAAGCATTTTGAACGTCAAGGGAAATCACCATATGCGTATCACGCTGTAAGTAACTTTATAAGTAGTTAATATGTTGAATATGATTATAAATGTTTGTgtgttgggttttgtttttgtAGCAATATCAGGCTCACCTTgcttctaatggaaatcttgatGGAAGTGGCTAGAATGTAGCATCCAGCAGGAGTAGGAGTCACATGTATTCATGGAGCATTTGCAATTTCATTAATACTAAATATTAAAGAAGCCTGATACTTATGAGCTTATGATGAATTGTAATACATCAATGGTGTAACATTGTGATCTAGGTGAATGAGTTTTTATTGTTGCTTTTGGCCACTCTTTCTTGCAAAAATATTctataaattagtttttttttcctATGTTTTAATCATGGTGGAAGAGGTACAATGTGTCTTGAATCTTATCGTAAAAGGTATGACAGTATATGAATGAATTGGGTTTAACATTTTAACCAACAAAATAACGAAGGAAATATTTCGTTAGCACGCCTGCGTTCTCGTAGTTTCACCTACAATTTCATGTTTGCTATAAAAAATCATTTTCCCCATTCAACCCATACAAAATCTCAAGTGATCTATGGTCATCTATGGTTTTCTCTTTACTCACGTACGGATTCATGTTgatatttcctttgttttaatATACTAGGCTTTTATTTGGACTATGATTTCGTACATGTTGATCGCAACTGTACAAGCCTTTAATGTATAATTTATGCGTTACAAACTTGTACAATCACAGATGGACATGTCATATGTGATTGTTTCTAAATTTTTCTAAATAACAGACATAATAAATACAAATTACTATTAGGTTTTAGTCCATATAATAAAATACAAACaaaaaaaagataaagataagaatacTTACAACATTGTTAATTTGTTAATTCGTTTTCGGCCatcaaattattttttttagCCTTGAACTATAAAAAATGGGTAAaacaatcttttatatatatatatatatatatatatatatatatatatatatatatatatagagagagagagagagagagagagagagagttaggttcaaatgttttcactatctattgtgtgcctgtatgattgattctggaccaatcattttagttattttaagaaagtaattaatgcatatcaaatgctgaagatgtaattaatacctattatatcttcaacatgtaatatgcattaattactttcttaaaataactaaaatgattggtccagaatcagtcatacatgcacacaatagatagtgaaaacaaaataacctaaccctatatatatatatatatatatatatatatatatatatatatacacacacacacacacacacactagattaTGACTCGCGTAAAAACGCGGAgaacatataaaaatatacatataaaggTATAAAAAAATTGACACTATAAAAGAAATAAAGTAACAGAAACAAACTTAGCATTACTGGTAACATTGAAATgtctgaaaaaataaaaaaacaatggaACACCTAAATATTTATAATCATTGAATGATCTTTTTGTAGACAtaactttttgttttattagttggatGACATTTCTCGTCATATATGAGTAACTTCAATCATTTTTCACTTGTGACGCGAGAAACAAAAAACATATaactgacaatgagtgaaaaCGGGCATAcgcaagtataatctaacatttgataattattgtCATTGACTTTTGTTAATGGTCACAACAAAATAAACAACTATGTGGAATTGCCTCCGCTAAAAACGGAATGAGATTCTTTTATTAGACGGAGTTAACTTCCTGCAAGGTATATAAGTAGTCTCATTGAAAAATCTAGCATATATGATTCAGGCTTCAATGACGTGTCTTCCAATCCTAACAATATGTAATCTAGTACCATTGCATAATCTTTTGGTTTTCTCGATATTACGAAGTAGCATGACTGGAACACCTATTTTTAGTGTAAGTTTATGGTTAGAAATTCTAGATGCCTTAAAACCATTGATTCCTCAAAAAAAATCTTGTAACTCTATCTCACATAAAAAATTTGAACTAATATATGTTTTCCCTTCATCTTTCATCAATCCTAAAATGTAGTCATTGGTAGCATCGAATTCTTCATTTGTAGGTACCGAAATAGCTTTATcctgaaaatatgatggatcattAAGATGGTTTTCAAATGATGGATAAATGGTGGATACAATTAAATGAATATGGTCACCTATAGAGCGAACAACAACGTCTTCTGGAAATTCAACTTCACCTTCACCATCATTAGGGCCACTAATATTACCTTCACTAATTTTAAGAATCCACTCATCAAATGCTTTTGTCTCATCCAAATCATTAGTCAGACAACCAAACTAAAGCCTCATGTTTACGGTTAAACGTAAAACTTTACATTCACGCCATAATTCAATAGGGGAAGCTAAACAATTTACGATATACCTAAATAATCAAATGCATATCAACTCGATAACATTAATTGAAAATGTTCAAGGTTTAATGTTAGAAGTTTGATGTACAATTTAGGAATTgattttagatttactacaattcaaagttcattgcctgTTTTGGATGATTACTCAAATTACATTGCTAATCTTAGTGGGGGTCACTAATATGGTTGATGGTCTGATCTTGGTCGATGTGATGTGTTCGTCTCAATCATGAAATCAATGTGGATAGTCCGCAAACCATGTGTTGAGTAACACCTAAGTGAAacattttaacacatttagaacAACATAAATCCTTTACCTTGCACGAGATAGTTAGGTAGGGCCAATCAACTATTATAGGAAGACCTTATTATAGTAAATTAAGAACATTAGGTTCTgaatatgcaacattgttttgtaTATTGATCACATTCTTTCTGGTAAAAAAATCCTTCAAAGGTTTCTGGTAATGATCATTAGAAAGTACAAAACATGTCAAATAACATTTTAGCATTATTACATAAGTTATTTCATATGCTATTTTGAGAGCATCTAAATGGTGTGTAAGCCACTAAAATGAATAAAGATTTTGAATAAATTGGGTTAGCCAAAAGTGGGTTTTTCTTATTCTTGTTCAAGTTGTTATATCAGAATTTTATCCTTTTCCAAAAAGATTTCTCTAAATATGTTTATCAAGGTAGGCATTTAAGGAATCTACCTACAGTTAAAGAATTCtaaaaaagttatattttaaaagtacgATGCTATTAATGAATTTTTTTGCAAAGTTCAATGCTATTAATGAAATTCACTTCCAGAACACTACCCTACAAATGAGCTTCAATGTAGGaaaatttgaaatgtttcaatatcatctaaaaataatccaaaataatactttttttaaagtacaatgccgataatgaactttttttttttttttttttttttgcaaatttcgATACTAAAAACAAATTTTCCCTAGAAAGTTGTCAtattaatgacctactaattaacatttaaatttatatattacataaatggTTCACTTGTAAACAAAagtacataaatggtccatatttgaaatgttttttttacataaatggtctatacgcgaaagaaaatgaaaatacattttccattaacaaaatgttttcaaaaaaatccTATTAATGAACTCCAATGTGCATAAAAAATAAAGCTTTTCTAGATTAACCAAAAAGAATACGAAAAAGTCCTTTTTTGAAACTACGATGCTATTAATGAAATTTTTTGCAAAGTTTAATGCTAttaatgaatattttttttttccagaaaCAATCCTATAAATGATATTCAATATATAAAAAATGTAAGTTTCCATATCAActaaaaataatccaaaaaagtcatttttttaaGAGTACGATGtatgaactttttttttctttcagagTTCAATACTAAAAGcaattttttttcagaaaatgtccTAATATAAGGTTAAGAGAGCATATTGTAAAATACTTATCGATCCACATGACCAAGAATTAAACATTTCCATCAATACCCAATAAGGCATATAAATCGTGCCTCATTTTGTAATGAATTCCAACGCCCCACAATGTGGAATCCTCTCAGTGGCAACATTCTAGAACTCAGACCACATTAGATAATCAATATGAAGAGAAGctgcaataaaaaataataattgtcaccatcttatacaaatattataaattattGGGGTGTTGGATAGCGTAATAACTTGCCAACAAAAAATACCAACACCTTTTAGACATCACTTGTAcaacatttaataaaaatacaaaaaatgttataaaaaaataaactagACTTATGATATCTCTTCTAAGGTACATATGATTATTGAAAATAATGCCAACAAAAAGCTTCAATATTTAAGTGGCTCTAAATACAACTACCCTCCAGTTTTAGGGCCCTTTACTTTACCCCACTCCCAAGCAGAAACGGTCATTCAAATACTCTAAAAAACCTGAAAGATTAAAATATACACATAAAAAGATGAAAAATGATAAAATGAACTTTCAAATATAACAACAATATTTTATAGACAATACTAAAAACAAGTTAGAAACATGCAAATAGAGATGAAAGAACATCATAATTAGATTAACATCATACACCCATTTAGTCTTATCTTTCTTCTTCCCTTATaagagtttataaaacattttctatTGTATGATGGAAGTCTGAATTACTTTTTTGAGATATGTAAGGTTGCAAAGAATGGAACAACAAAGAAATTGAATGGATAGGTAATCGTAAAAGCAAGATAATAGAATAAGTAATTCCATTCCCAAAACATGTTTGTGAGGCATGGAATGGAACATAAGGaaaatttcatatgatttttatgttatatattccaatttaaattataaaaataatcttTCACATATCTTTGTTTAGTTATTATTATGTAATTAAAAATGATTTATATTGCAAGTTTTATACTAATATCTTCTCCTATTGCTAAGAAAACATTGATACTCACAATGTTCCCAACCTTATTTTCAAGAGCGTATGGTGTACCCATTTATCCTTGAGAAAGTAAACTCAATAAGAAGATTCAAACCAGTTAAACGAAAGAATAAGGTTGTGAAAGGTTTTTACTATGCTCCTCGGTATGCCCAGACAACACaagttatcaaaaaaaaaaaatgctaaTTAACCAAAATTAATCAATCCCCAACATTTTCCAATAAGATTTATCGATCTAATCTATTTATATGGTATACTAAAACTTTGTCTTTTCTTTGCTATTGAGTCTAAAAgatgtttttttataatattaaaaaaggATAGGTGAATACCTTATTTCTGAGAGCCCAATTTGTATCTTTAAAAGatgttttttaaataaatcaaaacacATATCACCATTGGGTTTTGCTGAGTTGTAGAATATATGGATCACTCACTGGTATAAGGGTTTAAATTCCATCTCCAAATCTAGGAAGGGATCGAATGGGTAAAGCATTATAGATATTGACTCGAGTATATCTTCCATTCATGACCTGGTAAGCCACAACAAAATCATTGGCTAAATGcatatataaaaatgtaaaaataaaaaagaaaattgacATATACAAATTCACTACCTAGTGGACATATCTTCCAAATCGAAACAATGGATAAGAGGTAGCGATGCTGTTGTGTCCATCCTTTTGCTCTCCATATATCTAtaacttaaaaaatcaaaatcaacaataCAAATCATAAGAACAAAAATAGAAGCAGATTCAGAAATATAACCATTATGGATTTAAACTTAAATCGAAAGGTTTTATAGATTGGAACTTCATAGTTGAAACATAATAAAAGAAACATAATCTAAAACGTACCCAAAATCAATCTAAACTATGATCAAATTAAAGTAGAATCCAAAGAAACTTATCTCTATATCATTCCTCCTTCTTTCATGATGATCGAACACAAGACTGGTCTACACAGATCGAATCCCACATATATTTTATTTCTTCTTTCCCTTATTTTCTTTCCCACTACAAAACTTAGGTTAGATAAATTATGTAAAGAAAAAAAGGAGAGATGGTAGGGGTACTGGTAATGAGTGATGGGACGAGacattttttcattttattttctgGTGAGATTTAATTGTAATTAATAAAATTCCTAAtttagttaattttatttttgatgagatttaattgtcattaaagaaatttttaatttaattcattttatttttggtgtgatttaattgtcattaataaacTTCCTAATTTAAAATGTagtatatgttttataaaatttgtggACAAAAATAAAGAGGTTGACAAAGATGATGTCAGCAAATAATCCAAgggtggaaaatataggattgaaATGCAATCAGTGACTCTGATTTCTTCAATTTAGAGTTAAaagttctcttttaatatatatatatatatatatatatatatatatatatatatatatatatatatatatatatatatatatatatatatatatctttactaacTTATAATAGAAATCctactatttctataaatagatccaataaaataatattatttttttaagacgttcaactcTCTAAGCTT encodes:
- the LOC111902316 gene encoding uncharacterized protein LOC111902316, which encodes MSGLYDGWNEILKIQKFRRTVGYTIFFSFSALISYAYNSNTTRAGFSRGDQFYASYPAGSELLTDTTKLYKSALGNCFEEEEWGPIEWSVMAKHFERQGKSPYAYHAQYQAHLASNGNLDGSG